In one Sporomusa sphaeroides DSM 2875 genomic region, the following are encoded:
- the mutL gene encoding DNA mismatch repair endonuclease MutL, giving the protein MSQQIIHLLDENTANKIAAGEVVERPAAVVKELVENAIDAGSTSIEVEIVDGGTQFIRVTDDGKGMGYEDALLAVKRHATSKIRTAEDLAAIQTLGFRGEALPSIAAVAKFTLTTRLQTDALATYVEINGGVLADAREAGAGCGTTVTVADLFFNTPARRKFLKTPPAESGYINDAVTKLAMSHPHIAFRLISNNRLVLSTGGTRQLVNAIADIYGHKVVPELLPVEYNNEGIIVSGYVAKPVLLKSSRQWQTFMVNNRVVNSRMLAKALDNAYFSLLPKNGYPLAVLRLTIPLETIDVNVHPQKKEVKFSDEQKLYRAVYKAVSSSLSAPVHNQTAVNETQTEPMINQPVITGSPSGQKHSIPAVGHTSMFAAPEPWKPALWRDENISFAAVRQSLQQEEPLAEYSDSRSAHAECDLYPLGQINACYIVAQGQDGLYIIDQHAAHERILYDRLSRSKGRVPVQQLLVAQYFEFTSDDCNSIVEHHDTFYQLGFTLEQVGPDTMRLLEMPTDIPLTDAEAILRQILQLIGDMHQPSAQELRHAYLQMAACRSAIKAGESLNMRQIQALLSELYTTELPYTCPHGRPTIVKFGPDDLAKMFKRT; this is encoded by the coding sequence CCGATGACGGCAAAGGCATGGGATATGAAGATGCCCTGTTGGCTGTAAAGCGCCATGCCACCAGCAAAATTCGAACCGCCGAAGATCTGGCGGCAATACAAACCCTGGGCTTTCGCGGAGAAGCCTTGCCCAGCATCGCGGCGGTAGCCAAATTTACGCTGACTACACGGCTGCAAACCGATGCTTTGGCAACCTATGTAGAAATTAATGGCGGCGTATTGGCAGATGCTCGCGAGGCCGGGGCAGGCTGTGGCACCACTGTGACTGTTGCCGATTTGTTTTTCAATACACCGGCAAGGCGCAAGTTCCTGAAGACGCCGCCGGCGGAAAGCGGATATATCAATGATGCGGTGACAAAATTAGCCATGTCGCACCCGCACATAGCTTTTCGATTAATCAGCAATAACCGCCTGGTGCTTTCGACCGGCGGTACCAGGCAGTTAGTTAATGCCATTGCCGATATTTACGGACACAAAGTGGTGCCGGAATTACTGCCGGTAGAGTATAACAACGAAGGCATCATTGTATCAGGCTATGTGGCAAAGCCTGTACTGCTAAAAAGCAGCCGGCAATGGCAAACCTTTATGGTTAATAACCGGGTGGTAAACAGCCGAATGCTGGCCAAAGCGCTTGATAATGCCTATTTCTCGCTGCTGCCGAAAAATGGATATCCGCTGGCTGTGCTGCGGCTCACCATACCCCTGGAAACCATTGATGTCAATGTTCATCCCCAGAAAAAAGAAGTCAAATTCAGTGATGAGCAAAAATTGTACCGGGCAGTATATAAAGCCGTATCCTCCAGCCTGTCGGCGCCTGTACATAATCAGACTGCCGTGAATGAGACCCAGACAGAACCTATGATAAACCAGCCGGTCATTACCGGCAGTCCGAGCGGACAAAAACACAGCATTCCTGCCGTGGGACATACCAGTATGTTCGCAGCGCCGGAGCCATGGAAACCTGCATTGTGGCGTGATGAAAATATTTCCTTTGCCGCTGTTAGACAGTCCTTGCAGCAAGAGGAGCCATTAGCAGAGTATAGTGATTCCCGTTCAGCCCATGCCGAATGCGACCTTTATCCGCTGGGCCAGATCAACGCTTGTTACATCGTGGCACAGGGGCAGGACGGTCTGTACATTATCGACCAGCATGCCGCCCATGAGCGGATATTATATGACCGTTTAAGCCGCTCCAAAGGGCGCGTACCGGTCCAACAACTGCTGGTGGCACAATATTTTGAATTCACCAGTGACGATTGCAACAGTATTGTCGAACATCATGACACATTTTACCAGCTCGGCTTTACCTTGGAACAGGTTGGTCCCGATACTATGCGTCTGTTGGAAATGCCAACAGATATTCCCCTGACCGACGCCGAAGCTATTTTAAGGCAAATCTTACAATTAATTGGTGATATGCACCAACCATCGGCGCAGGAATTACGGCATGCCTATCTGCAAATGGCGGCATGCCGCAGCGCGATTAAGGCGGGAGAGTCACTCAATATGCGGCAAATTCAAGCCCTGCTTAGTGAACTATATACAACCGAATTGCCCTACACTTGTCCCCACGGGCGCCCTACAATCGTGAAATTTGGCCCGGATGATTTGGCCAAAATGTTTAAGCGGACCTAG
- a CDS encoding class I SAM-dependent methyltransferase: MDLIVTTAGQPSACVVQTAKQMAAALNAPFVERNRQSLAAIREQYKVSNIIVAAVDGPIVHTSNGEYFFHLSMAELRIKNLLNGKHDHMVAAMGLAAGMSVLDCTLGLATDAIVASFVTGESGQVVGLESSPIIALITRLGLQNFALEPQPEYDITSALRRIKVENADYFQYLLAVPDCSFDVVYFDPMFRQPIYKSSNLQPIRNLADNRSLTPEAVEQACRIARQKVVIKEAAGSGEFSRLGITTIVGGKYSSIQYGIIDCHADKAAGGQL, translated from the coding sequence ATGGATTTGATTGTTACAACCGCTGGGCAGCCTTCAGCCTGTGTTGTACAAACCGCGAAACAGATGGCAGCGGCACTGAATGCTCCTTTTGTAGAACGCAACCGGCAATCTTTGGCGGCAATCAGGGAGCAATATAAAGTGAGTAATATTATTGTCGCTGCTGTTGATGGTCCAATTGTACACACCAGCAATGGTGAATACTTTTTTCACCTAAGTATGGCCGAATTGCGCATAAAAAACTTGTTAAATGGAAAACATGACCATATGGTGGCTGCCATGGGGCTGGCAGCAGGCATGTCAGTGCTTGACTGCACCTTAGGTCTGGCGACAGATGCTATTGTTGCCAGTTTTGTAACCGGTGAAAGCGGCCAGGTTGTTGGACTGGAAAGTTCACCCATAATAGCTTTGATAACCAGACTTGGACTGCAAAATTTTGCGCTTGAACCTCAGCCTGAATATGATATCACCAGCGCTTTACGCCGGATTAAAGTGGAAAACGCCGATTATTTTCAGTATCTCTTAGCAGTACCGGATTGCAGTTTTGATGTTGTATACTTTGACCCCATGTTTCGTCAGCCAATTTATAAGAGCTCTAACTTACAGCCGATTAGAAATTTGGCAGATAACCGTTCTCTTACACCGGAAGCTGTGGAGCAAGCCTGCCGGATAGCCAGGCAAAAAGTTGTGATAAAAGAAGCGGCAGGCAGTGGTGAGTTCTCGCGTCTGGGGATAACGACAATCGTTGGCGGCAAATACAGCAGCATACAATATGGCATTATCGACTGTCACGCAGACAAAGCTGCCGGAGGCCAATTATGA
- the miaA gene encoding tRNA (adenosine(37)-N6)-dimethylallyltransferase MiaA, producing MTERLIVIIGPTAVGKTKLSIDLAKKFNTQIISGDSMLVYKGLDVGTAKPSLAERDGVMHHLIDILEPAAEFNVVDFRNYAQKLITQINNTGHIPILAGGTGLYVRALLEGYRFSQAPGDEVLRQKLADLAAEQGNEYLHTLLAKVQPDTAARLHPNDLRRIIRALEVFYVSGETVSQDKTAPTELLYNAAVIGLTMDRARLYERINRRVDIMVEQGLVDEVARLLQQGVLPGCQAMRGIGYKEIIEHLSEGKELATAVEQVKQATRNFAKRQLTFYRRMSYITWFDVDNFGNYNNLLEAIYKYVAGKFCIR from the coding sequence ATGACAGAACGCTTGATAGTAATCATTGGCCCCACTGCCGTAGGCAAAACCAAACTAAGTATTGATTTGGCGAAAAAATTCAACACCCAAATTATTTCCGGCGACTCTATGCTGGTGTACAAGGGATTGGATGTTGGTACCGCCAAACCCAGCCTGGCTGAGCGTGATGGTGTGATGCATCATCTTATTGACATCTTAGAGCCGGCTGCAGAATTTAATGTTGTTGATTTTCGCAATTATGCCCAAAAACTTATTACACAAATCAATAACACCGGACATATTCCCATTTTGGCGGGCGGCACCGGCCTGTACGTGCGGGCACTGCTTGAAGGATACCGCTTCAGTCAGGCTCCCGGCGATGAGGTCCTGCGGCAGAAACTGGCCGACCTGGCGGCAGAGCAAGGGAATGAATACCTGCATACTCTTCTAGCAAAAGTTCAGCCAGACACTGCTGCCAGGCTGCATCCTAATGATTTGCGCCGGATAATCAGGGCACTGGAAGTATTCTATGTAAGCGGCGAAACTGTTTCTCAAGACAAAACAGCACCTACGGAGCTTCTTTATAATGCTGCTGTTATTGGACTTACTATGGATAGAGCCAGGTTATACGAAAGGATTAACCGACGGGTTGATATCATGGTTGAGCAAGGTTTGGTAGATGAAGTAGCCAGACTGCTGCAGCAGGGAGTATTGCCTGGCTGTCAAGCTATGCGCGGCATTGGGTATAAAGAGATTATTGAGCATCTGAGCGAAGGGAAAGAATTAGCTACCGCTGTTGAACAGGTAAAACAAGCCACGAGAAACTTTGCCAAACGGCAATTGACCTTTTACCGGCGTATGTCTTATATAACCTGGTTTGATGTGGACAATTTCGGTAATTACAATAATTTACTGGAAGCTATTTACAAGTATGTTGCAGGAAAGTTTTGTATAAGGTAG
- the hfq gene encoding RNA chaperone Hfq, protein MTNKVINLQDSFLNQVRKESVPVIIYLVNGFQLRGAVRGFDNFTVIIENEGKQQLVYKHAISTVTPFRPLSANLHEKKEEAVKTDK, encoded by the coding sequence TTGACTAACAAAGTCATTAATCTGCAAGACAGTTTTTTAAATCAAGTACGAAAAGAAAGCGTGCCGGTAATTATATATTTGGTTAATGGATTTCAATTGCGTGGAGCCGTAAGAGGTTTTGATAATTTTACCGTAATAATTGAAAACGAAGGTAAACAGCAGTTAGTCTATAAACATGCAATTTCAACAGTGACTCCGTTTCGTCCATTGTCTGCCAATTTGCATGAGAAAAAAGAGGAAGCCGTTAAAACCGATAAATAA
- the spo0A gene encoding sporulation transcription factor Spo0A: MVTLSETIKVAIADDNKEFSEILQECLSRESDIELVGVAYNGEQMLSIIEERSPDVIVLDIIMPHLDGIGVLERINASANKRPKIIMLTAFGQESITQRVVELGADYYVLKPFNMDVLINRIRQLAGTAVTTRPVTAAATVPAVKTRPIDVEVTNIIREIGIPAHIKGYQYLRDAIMMIVAEVELLGAVTKVLYPMIAEKYSTTPSRVERAIRHAIEVAWNRGNIDMINKLFGYTIKLDKGKPTNSEFMAMIADKLRMEMRAS, translated from the coding sequence ATGGTAACGCTGAGCGAAACAATTAAAGTAGCTATCGCTGACGACAACAAAGAGTTCTCGGAGATTCTCCAGGAATGTCTTAGCCGAGAGTCTGATATTGAGTTAGTTGGTGTAGCTTATAACGGAGAACAAATGCTATCGATTATTGAAGAAAGATCTCCGGATGTTATAGTCTTAGACATCATTATGCCACATTTAGACGGGATCGGTGTTTTGGAGCGCATTAACGCTTCAGCTAACAAACGCCCCAAGATCATTATGCTGACCGCGTTCGGTCAGGAAAGCATTACTCAGCGGGTAGTAGAACTAGGTGCCGATTACTATGTTTTAAAACCTTTCAACATGGACGTGCTTATTAATCGAATCAGGCAATTAGCCGGAACGGCTGTCACTACCCGTCCGGTTACTGCCGCCGCTACTGTACCGGCAGTTAAGACCCGGCCCATAGATGTAGAGGTTACCAATATCATCAGAGAAATTGGTATTCCGGCGCATATTAAGGGCTATCAATATCTTCGCGATGCCATTATGATGATCGTCGCTGAGGTAGAATTGTTAGGAGCTGTCACGAAAGTTCTCTATCCTATGATTGCTGAGAAATACTCTACTACTCCCAGCCGCGTTGAGCGGGCTATCCGCCATGCCATTGAGGTGGCTTGGAACCGGGGCAATATTGACATGATTAATAAATTATTTGGTTATACCATTAAGCTTGACAAAGGTAAACCTACCAATTCGGAATTCATGGCGATGATTGCCGATAAACTCCGCATGGAAATGAGAGCCAGCTAA
- the buk gene encoding butyrate kinase yields the protein MNQYKILAINPGSTSTKIAVYTNEQIDFEQVIRHSTTELKAFAKVCDQYDYRLKLVEAALADNNIKVSHLSAVVGRGGPLKPLASGTYAVNDAMAEDLIIGVQTEHASNLGGLLARGIASQVQIPAFIVDPVSVDEFEPLARITGLPEISRRSLFHALNMKAVAHRVAKETGKEYTALTLILVHLGGGISVGIQRGGRMIDVSNPNDLGPFSPERAGSLPSYGLVNMCFSGKYSLDDINKKLVGQGGLVAHLGTNDGREVESRIANGDTKAALIYEAMAYQVAKEIGAMATVVNGALDAIVLTGGLAHSTMLVKMITDRVKFINQVLVYPGEDELQALVEGALRVLRGEEAAKIYE from the coding sequence ATGAATCAATACAAAATCCTGGCAATTAATCCCGGTTCAACCTCAACAAAAATAGCGGTATATACCAATGAACAAATTGATTTTGAGCAAGTTATCCGTCATAGTACTACTGAATTGAAAGCCTTTGCCAAAGTCTGTGATCAATATGACTACCGGTTGAAATTAGTAGAAGCGGCTTTGGCGGACAATAATATTAAAGTAAGCCACTTGTCGGCTGTTGTTGGACGCGGTGGGCCATTAAAACCGCTTGCCAGCGGGACCTATGCCGTTAATGATGCTATGGCTGAAGATTTAATCATAGGAGTACAAACCGAACATGCTTCCAATCTGGGCGGGCTTTTAGCCCGGGGTATAGCCAGCCAGGTACAAATCCCGGCTTTTATTGTTGATCCGGTAAGTGTTGATGAATTTGAACCGTTGGCCCGTATTACCGGTTTACCGGAGATTTCCCGCCGCAGTCTGTTCCACGCCCTTAATATGAAAGCCGTAGCCCATAGAGTTGCCAAGGAAACGGGCAAAGAATACACGGCTCTTACGTTAATCCTGGTTCATCTTGGCGGTGGTATTTCCGTCGGGATACAACGAGGAGGCAGGATGATTGATGTCAGCAACCCGAATGATTTAGGACCGTTTTCACCAGAACGTGCCGGCAGTTTGCCGTCCTATGGCCTTGTCAATATGTGCTTCTCCGGCAAGTATAGTCTTGATGACATAAATAAGAAACTGGTTGGACAAGGTGGCCTGGTAGCGCATCTTGGCACCAATGACGGACGGGAAGTAGAAAGCCGTATTGCTAACGGTGATACTAAAGCGGCGCTTATTTATGAAGCTATGGCTTACCAGGTGGCAAAAGAAATTGGTGCCATGGCCACAGTGGTAAACGGTGCTCTGGATGCCATTGTCCTGACCGGCGGTTTGGCCCATTCGACCATGCTTGTAAAAATGATTACCGACCGAGTGAAATTTATCAATCAGGTCTTGGTATATCCGGGCGAAGATGAGCTTCAGGCATTGGTTGAAGGTGCTTTACGGGTGCTGCGCGGCGAAGAAGCCGCAAAAATATATGAATAA
- a CDS encoding NUDIX hydrolase produces the protein MPHTEIDLYEKPVSSNRLFEGKIINLRQDEVMLPNGRTVTREVVEHPGAVAVVPITKTGQVVLVRQFRHPVGRIILEVPAGKLDRNEKPEDCALRELAEETGFVANKLHKLTSMYTTPGFSNEVIHLYLAEDLVESDQRPDEDEFIKTEQYTPEQIRQMIRSGEICDAKSLVALCLAGI, from the coding sequence ATGCCGCATACCGAAATTGATTTATATGAAAAGCCGGTAAGCTCAAATCGTTTATTTGAAGGTAAAATCATTAATTTAAGACAGGATGAGGTTATGCTTCCCAATGGACGTACCGTAACACGGGAAGTAGTGGAACATCCCGGCGCTGTTGCTGTTGTGCCGATAACCAAAACGGGGCAGGTTGTTTTAGTCCGTCAGTTCCGGCATCCTGTCGGCCGGATCATTCTGGAAGTTCCTGCAGGCAAGCTCGACAGAAACGAAAAACCGGAAGACTGCGCTCTGCGGGAGCTGGCTGAAGAAACCGGCTTTGTTGCCAACAAACTGCACAAACTGACATCCATGTACACAACCCCCGGATTTTCCAATGAAGTGATTCACCTGTATCTGGCTGAAGATCTGGTGGAATCCGACCAGCGGCCTGATGAAGATGAATTTATCAAAACCGAACAGTATACTCCTGAACAAATCCGTCAAATGATTAGAAGTGGTGAAATTTGTGATGCCAAAAGTTTGGTGGCACTGTGTCTGGCTGGGATCTAG
- a CDS encoding endonuclease Q family protein, producing MLNQYFADLHIHVGMSESGKWVKIPTSRRLTVREILSEAANRKGMDIVGIVDALSPLVLADIKQLVSEGLLMPVNSGGYIYKEHMLLVLGAEIETREPNGGLAHTLVFVPDIETMAAFSNYMCRFIRNINLSSQNAHMPLNQLITIAGNFDALIVPAHVFTPHKSLYGVCCDKLSHILGDKELNQLAAIELGLSSDSDMADRIGELSEYTFITNSDAHSLDKIAREYNIFGMEALSFAEIAKTLARSGGRQVTANYGLDPRLGKYHHTFCSNCAFTDTYGLTGNCCPQCGGSSLVKGVFDRINEIADYPEPRHPAYRPRYCYQIPLEFIPGLGKKNMANLLEAFDTEMNILHYVTYDALAQVAGSKIADFIICARTGAAAITAGGGGIYGRMVKTDG from the coding sequence ATGCTAAATCAATATTTTGCTGATCTGCACATTCATGTCGGCATGAGTGAAAGCGGCAAATGGGTAAAAATTCCTACTTCCCGCCGGTTAACTGTGCGGGAAATTTTAAGTGAGGCTGCCAACCGCAAAGGTATGGATATTGTCGGTATCGTTGATGCGTTATCACCATTGGTGCTGGCCGATATTAAACAGCTTGTGTCAGAAGGTTTGCTTATGCCGGTTAATAGCGGCGGGTATATCTATAAGGAGCATATGCTGCTGGTGCTTGGCGCGGAAATCGAGACACGGGAGCCCAATGGCGGTTTGGCACATACCCTGGTTTTTGTTCCCGATATTGAGACAATGGCGGCGTTTTCCAACTATATGTGCCGGTTTATCCGCAATATCAATCTTAGTTCGCAGAACGCCCACATGCCATTGAACCAGCTTATTACTATTGCCGGCAATTTTGACGCGCTCATTGTGCCGGCCCACGTTTTTACGCCACATAAAAGTTTGTATGGCGTGTGCTGTGATAAGTTGTCTCACATTCTCGGCGATAAAGAACTGAATCAACTGGCGGCAATTGAGCTGGGGCTCAGCTCTGACAGCGATATGGCAGATAGAATTGGTGAATTGAGTGAGTATACCTTCATTACTAACTCAGATGCCCATTCATTAGATAAAATTGCCCGGGAGTATAACATCTTTGGCATGGAAGCCTTGTCTTTTGCTGAAATAGCCAAAACCTTAGCCCGCAGCGGTGGCCGGCAGGTAACAGCCAACTATGGCCTTGATCCCAGACTGGGGAAATACCATCACACCTTTTGTTCCAACTGCGCTTTTACTGATACTTACGGCTTGACAGGCAACTGCTGTCCGCAATGCGGCGGCAGCAGCCTGGTAAAGGGTGTGTTTGACCGGATCAACGAAATAGCTGATTATCCTGAACCCCGCCATCCCGCTTACCGTCCCCGCTATTGTTATCAAATTCCTTTGGAATTTATTCCTGGCCTGGGGAAGAAAAATATGGCTAACTTGCTGGAAGCCTTTGATACAGAGATGAATATTCTGCATTACGTCACCTATGATGCTTTGGCCCAAGTGGCGGGCAGTAAAATCGCCGATTTTATTATCTGCGCCCGTACAGGAGCGGCGGCCATCACTGCCGGTGGCGGCGGAATCTATGGGCGGATGGTTAAGACCGATGGTTAA
- the spoIIM gene encoding stage II sporulation protein M, with the protein MLKLLRKNAVEYIRANIVAYFFMILIFIIGIVIGAMAVKTLPDEQKTELIGYLQVFFQGLTGQQEGISDTHSLLTSVMFNNIKMIGIMWLLGFTIVGIPFVLFLVCLRGFVIGFTVGFLVNEYIMKGLLFALVSVLPHNFLAVPAILATGVAATSFSLMLVRRKNKENLFYNSISYSVFCLIMLVLMLGATLIEVYISPVFMKTAAQIIIN; encoded by the coding sequence ATGCTAAAACTGCTTCGCAAGAATGCTGTCGAGTATATCCGTGCGAATATTGTCGCCTATTTTTTCATGATTCTCATATTTATTATTGGCATAGTTATTGGTGCAATGGCAGTAAAGACACTGCCTGATGAACAAAAAACTGAACTCATCGGTTATTTGCAGGTATTTTTTCAGGGCTTAACCGGGCAGCAGGAAGGAATAAGTGACACCCATTCCTTATTAACCAGTGTAATGTTTAATAATATCAAAATGATTGGCATCATGTGGCTGCTGGGTTTTACTATTGTCGGGATACCTTTTGTGCTGTTTTTGGTTTGCTTGCGAGGGTTCGTCATTGGTTTTACGGTTGGTTTTTTAGTCAATGAATATATAATGAAAGGTTTGCTGTTTGCTCTTGTTTCCGTTTTACCGCATAATTTTCTGGCTGTACCTGCCATTTTGGCCACCGGTGTGGCGGCGACAAGTTTTTCCCTGATGTTAGTGCGACGCAAGAATAAAGAGAATTTATTTTATAACTCGATTTCTTACTCGGTATTTTGCTTAATCATGCTGGTGCTCATGTTGGGTGCAACCTTGATAGAAGTATACATTTCACCGGTATTTATGAAAACCGCGGCACAAATCATTATTAATTAG